One Lasioglossum baleicum chromosome 6, iyLasBale1, whole genome shotgun sequence genomic window carries:
- the LOC143209965 gene encoding uncharacterized protein LOC143209965 isoform X3, with protein MIIKNQIINTRDFSYYIYITTSVSTEGISCFKCYASQPGTEQTDLLCSQFDGSARFQVYCPSSTLCRKKTIYYKLKTSIITAVERDCAPQKRMIPIYSNVDNKWQNTEEIVKTAYREDCFAGEDRGAPGGPPEYCFCSYHLCNSSRSIKAMYTYHIFALITILLFAKLT; from the exons ATGAtcattaaaaatcaaattataaACACAAGAgatttttcttattatattt ATATAACAACATCGGTGAgcacagagggaatctcgtgcTTTAAATGCTATGCGTCCCAACCAGGAACTGAACAAACTGACTTATTATGCTCGCAATTCGATGGAAGTGCTAGATTTCAAGTATATTGTCCTTCGTCGACTCTTTgcagaaagaaaaccatttACTATAAACTCAAGA CATCTATAATAACGGCTGTGGAAAGGGATTGTGCGCCTCAGAAACGTATGATTCCAATTTATAGCAATGTCGATAATAAATGGCAAAACACGGAAGAAATTGTGAAAACAGCGTACAGGGAAGATTGTTTCGCTGGCGAAGACAGAGGAGCACCGGGTGGTCCACCGGAATATTGTTTTTGCAGTTATCATTTGTGCAATTCGTCTCGATCGATTAAAGCCATGTACACGTATCATATCTTCGCATTAATAACGATACTATTATTTGCGAAGCTGacataa
- the LOC143209965 gene encoding uncharacterized protein LOC143209965 isoform X1, translated as MTLRVNSIKIILIPTIFLCMYITTSVSTEGISCFKCYASQPGTEQTDLLCSQFDGSARFQVYCPSSTLCRKKTIYYKLKTSIITAVERDCAPQKRMIPIYSNVDNKWQNTEEIVKTAYREDCFAGEDRGAPGGPPEYCFCSYHLCNSSRSIKAMYTYHIFALITILLFAKLT; from the exons ATGACTTTACGAGTAAACTCTATAAAGATCATATTAATTCCTacaatttttttgtgtatgt ATATAACAACATCGGTGAgcacagagggaatctcgtgcTTTAAATGCTATGCGTCCCAACCAGGAACTGAACAAACTGACTTATTATGCTCGCAATTCGATGGAAGTGCTAGATTTCAAGTATATTGTCCTTCGTCGACTCTTTgcagaaagaaaaccatttACTATAAACTCAAGA CATCTATAATAACGGCTGTGGAAAGGGATTGTGCGCCTCAGAAACGTATGATTCCAATTTATAGCAATGTCGATAATAAATGGCAAAACACGGAAGAAATTGTGAAAACAGCGTACAGGGAAGATTGTTTCGCTGGCGAAGACAGAGGAGCACCGGGTGGTCCACCGGAATATTGTTTTTGCAGTTATCATTTGTGCAATTCGTCTCGATCGATTAAAGCCATGTACACGTATCATATCTTCGCATTAATAACGATACTATTATTTGCGAAGCTGacataa
- the LOC143209965 gene encoding uncharacterized protein LOC143209965 isoform X2: MTLRVNSIKIILIPTIFLYITTSVSTEGISCFKCYASQPGTEQTDLLCSQFDGSARFQVYCPSSTLCRKKTIYYKLKTSIITAVERDCAPQKRMIPIYSNVDNKWQNTEEIVKTAYREDCFAGEDRGAPGGPPEYCFCSYHLCNSSRSIKAMYTYHIFALITILLFAKLT, translated from the exons ATGACTTTACGAGTAAACTCTATAAAGATCATATTAATTCCTacaatttttttgt ATATAACAACATCGGTGAgcacagagggaatctcgtgcTTTAAATGCTATGCGTCCCAACCAGGAACTGAACAAACTGACTTATTATGCTCGCAATTCGATGGAAGTGCTAGATTTCAAGTATATTGTCCTTCGTCGACTCTTTgcagaaagaaaaccatttACTATAAACTCAAGA CATCTATAATAACGGCTGTGGAAAGGGATTGTGCGCCTCAGAAACGTATGATTCCAATTTATAGCAATGTCGATAATAAATGGCAAAACACGGAAGAAATTGTGAAAACAGCGTACAGGGAAGATTGTTTCGCTGGCGAAGACAGAGGAGCACCGGGTGGTCCACCGGAATATTGTTTTTGCAGTTATCATTTGTGCAATTCGTCTCGATCGATTAAAGCCATGTACACGTATCATATCTTCGCATTAATAACGATACTATTATTTGCGAAGCTGacataa
- the Mesr4 gene encoding misexpression suppressor of ras 4: MEDEDGESKVVDMWNLLGEQQLKDTSLGNSLKSSIDSAYSDVIEEEKKQLLRYNSIASKESSGKNNSAGSKIVFKGFKKRILAQAQETQTNTSKSIVQEPQSPRSNASSKNSKEKKAEIKRGKITEYAQYLGLQPSLKNKCLKCHSSSNLCSVLKQNLCTCKSTMTPMPSTSESSAVSHSPNFKITRKVYLCAACGTYFENWNLFLHMRDIHKRHICLFCLGMFGQAERLSYHLIKNHSVPEMAFTSVEDFYGAFKGSCYLVCCTCEKVFSETDNFYNHFCSPASKQDVTASICTLCRQTGSHASTCSSLAADTSKEVNSAVSPLTQTGVIPTHILDRTVNTGNKFVSRKSIKNNRSKHIEDGVIIHQKLHTYIRKTNNKSGTQLNESPPFSDITNSGESSQNEVHNAIKDTVSETIMEVSKCVEDSYEGKEETSEEEVPQNDFETTPAPLTNVTSHNKPYDSVIETIMEVSRCTDSVQDSRLSPKQEDTRLNDTLDTSNKVESDSDETDKHDTDISNSTIESNSRTNELDMEHQEIEKSVTEDKTIEAAIETKTDSGSQTPESSVHSPVNRSLFSPQHELHTSDPQIKEDSSQNETKENLNIPNESQSSVSFNAVPSSDRSLVIKICTNRNSQFSVTSNNDNVENHDTSKESEENNNAESPVAEDKTSNTLETERDNNNSDQANDGDSDSDSYKLAVVDGNPDEIEEAEETDEVNMSEVKSNSNMDVEENGRQINEVADETTAELDTTEKQEVDEEVTNINHNEENDVQTQVQPSDGIVLAGEDITFIDLNVDGILDTIEIENLLKQCIEAASPICVYCNHARHIAVNGKQLGLHMLAEHKFHPQHPAIIIQPEQFIARVKRSLDELDFHFFNLDSYSSTTGTYNVPEVRTYECFHCRFHSAVHKELYLHNRKMHQKTILICIMCKSTFYSYSELLCHLCPGTYSPNINVKYRCCLCPMGSLPSAFRLMVHLRKKHHACDVCLESTGNQQRLSNHVWKHKLHHLCYRCGIAYRNKPDITKHLFWKHGTESVLCKKCLQKKWPHIYHFCIPPTAFGCEECGSSFSRAVALKVHKRLHSGDQPYACNECSERFISRKLLTKHEDAHKEPPANINLTDSLNQQLATDEAKSENEKTVTADNVAATSDSTKEPKEPVKKVVDVYDLPPLNLSSESDTDSEEEKVEVKDPKETETAKPIEEAAVASPVDQKSASPVPAADSIVEVEQNEEEKEQSAQIMDGIWDNFKTYTASLQMKESGTELPAKEQEPETDVEYLNSIILADHDYCVVWSNKEKENEKEKEEGEPGSKVEEKEEINVSGDQDCASKPQKSPSGSNGLQSVTESDPNRKKVKSPKKKKQSGSTSSSDSSSDSDSSSCSCGTNCSCSSSSSGSSSSSSSSSDSDSSTSDGSPKKQSSRKERKKEKEAAQESESAHVDVENKPSAEMENGEAPIPAEPVCLPQLVLRESDLETDETETDEDFYDEHPQQLANKLLAEKRNQLLLLAAVAPASTESAIPLNNGLTDADTAIPSPDPAPGTAEDQPQQKRKVKTKKRKKGERTKQRNAAPAVESIKLNIPKAFYQKNPAMMQQNMAASSPSIVVNDMHSMSTIVEPQMIGRAGQNISGSGSETENKRSSKRKRVPKRFYGDSSDEEAEKQPTMKWRKMETPSFAAVPSLKPLPPRLSFGGKTVAYRRMESQQESLRIATASATESEEPAESSSDSSDTEIEASQQIQTHLPENNPPIPERPVNLYCYCQCPYDEVSEMIACDGEDCRIEWFHFECVGIMVPPKGKWYCPDCRKKHDIVQNEDYFD, from the coding sequence ATGGAAGATGAAGATGGTGAAAGTAAAGTTGTGGATATGTGGAATCTTTTGGGAGAACAGCAACTTAAGGATACTTCTCTTGGAAATTCATTGAAGTCTTCAATCGATAGCGCATACAGTGACGTAATAGAAGAGGAAAAGAAACAATTATTACGATACAATTCAATCGCATCCAAAGAATCGTCAGGGAAAAACAACAGTGCAGGATCAAAAATTGTGTTTAAAGGTTTCAAGAAGCGTATTCTGGCGCAagctcaagaaactcaaacgaATACATCAAAAAGTATAGTGCAGGAGCCTCAATCGCCTCGTTCTAATGCATCGTCGAAGAATAGCAAAGAGAAAAAGGCAGAAATCAAGCGAGGCAAAATAACAGAATACGCGCAATATTTAGGCCTTCAACCGTCGTTGAAGAACAAGTGTTTAAAGTGTCACTCATCGTCGAATCTGTGCTCTGTATTAAAACAAAATTTGTGCACTTGCAAATCCACGATGACACCAATGCCCAGCACATCGGAATCATCCGCAGTGTCGCATTCTCCCAACTTTAAGATCACGAGGAAGGTTTATCTATGCGCGGCGTGCGGCACTTACttcgaaaattggaatttatttttacatatgaGAGACATACATAAACGTCATATATGTTTATTTTGTCTTGGAATGTTCGGCCAGGCAGAAAGGCTGTCGTACCACTTAATTAAAAATCATAGTGTTCCAGAAATGGCGTTTACATCGGTCGAAGATTTTTACGGTGCTTTTAAGGGGTCATGTTATTTAGTTTGTTGTACTTGTGAAAAGGTTTTCTCGGAGACGGACAATTTTTACAATCACTTTTGTTCACCGGCGTCGAAACAAGACGTTACCGCGTCTATATGTACCTTGTGCAGACAGACAGGTTCGCACGCGAGTACGTGTAGTAGTTTAGCTGCTGATACAAGTAAAGAAGTAAATTCTGCTGTGTCACCTCTTACGCAAACAGGTGTAATACCGACGCATATACTTGACAGGACTGTGAATAccggaaataaatttgtttcgaggaaatcaataaaaaataataggtCTAAGCATATAGAAGATGGTGTGATTATTCATCAAAAACTGCATACATACATAAGAAAGACAAACAATAAATCTGGGACTCAATTAAATGAAAGTCCACCTTTTAGTGATATTACGAACAGTGGTGAAAGTTCGCAGAATGAAGTTCACAATGCGATTAAAGATACAGTTTCAGAGACAATCATGGAAGTCTCGAAATGTGTTGAAGATTCTTACGAAGGGAAAGAAGAAACGAGCGAAGAAGAGGTTCCTCAAAATGATTTCGAAACGACCCCAGCCCCGTTGACCAATGTAACCAGCCATAATAAGCCATACGATAGTGTAATAGAAACTATTATGGAAGTGTCGCGTTGTACAGATAGTGTACAAGATTCAAGATTATCTCCTAAACAAGAAGATACAAGATTAAACGATACATTAGACACATCCAATAAGGTAGAATCAGATTCCGACGAAACGGACAAACACGATACAGACATTTCGAATTCAACAATTGAAAGTAATAGTAGAACGAACGAGCTTGATATGGAGCaccaagaaattgaaaaatctgtAACCGAAGATAAAACAATCGAGGCTGCGATAGAAACAAAAACTGATTCTGGTTCGCAGACCCCTGAGAGTTCTGTTCACAGTCCTGTCAACCGATCGCTGTTTAGTCCTCAACATGAATTACATACATCGGATCCACAAATTAAAGAAGACAGTAGTCAAAATGAAACGAAAGAAAACCTAAATATACCTAACGAATCTCAATCTTCAGTCTCGTTTAACGCTGTTCCTTCTTCCGATAGAAGTTTagttataaaaatatgtacCAACAGGAACTCTCAGTTTTCTGTTACAAGTAATAACGACAATGTGGAAAACCATGATACTAGCAAAGAGTCGGAAGAAAATAATAATGCCGAGAGTCCAGTAGCGGAAGACAAAACATCCAACACTCTTGAAACGGAAAGGGACAATAATAACAGTGATCAGGCGAACGATGGTGATAGTGATTCCGATAGCTATAAATTAGCAGTGGTGGATGGTAATCCTGATGAGATCGAGGAAGCAGAAGAAACTGACGAAGTAAATATGTCAGAAGTTAAAAGTAATTCAAATATGGATgtcgaagaaaatggaagacAAATCAACGAAGTTGCCGATGAAACAACAGCTGAACTAGATACAACCGAGAAACAGGAGGTCGATGAAGAAGTTACTAATATAAATCATAACGAGGAGAACGATGTGCAAACTCAAGTACAACCGAGCGACGGAATTGTGCTGGCTGGAGAAGACATTACTTTTATCGATCTTAATGTTGACGGGATATTGGACACTATAGAGATAGAAAATCTATTGAAACAGTGCATAGAAGCAGCTAGTCCCATTTGCGTATATTGCAATCACGCACGCCATATAGCAGTGAACGGTAAACAATTAGGGTTACACATGCTCGCGGAACATAAATTTCATCCTCAGCATCCTGCTATAATAATCCAACCAGAACAATTTATTGCTAGAGTGAAAAGGTCTCTTGACGAGTTAGACTTTCACTTCTTTAATCTAGATTCTTACAGTAGCACCACTGGTACCTATAACGTTCCAGAAGTACGGACATACGAGTGCTTTCATTGTAGATTTCATTCTGCTGTACACAAGGAACTCTATTTGCATAACCGAAAGATGCATCAAAAGACAATCTTAATTTGTATAATGTGTAAATCTACTTTCTACAGTTATAGTGAATTGCTTTGTCATTTATGCCCCGGTACGTATTCTCCGAATATCAATGTCAAATATAGGTGTTGTCTCTGTCCTATGGGAAGCCTACCATCTGCATTTAGACTCATGGTGCATCTAAGGAAAAAGCATCATGCGTGCGATGTCTGTTTGGAATCTACCGGGAATCAACAACGCCTTTCGAATCATGTTTGGAAGCACAAGctgcatcatttatgttatagaTGCGGCATTGCGTACAGAAACAAACCAGACATTACGAAACATTTATTCTGGAAACACGGAACGGAGAGTGTGTtgtgtaaaaaatgtttacagaaGAAATGGCCACATATTTATCACTTCTGCATACCACCTACAGCTTTCGGTTGCGAAGAATGCGGATCCAGTTTTTCCAGAGCCGTTGCTTTGAAAGTACACAAAAGGTTACACTCCGGAGACCAGCCGTACGCTTGCAACGAGTGCTCCGAGCGCTTTATTTCTCGAAAATTATTGACCAAGCATGAAGATGCTCATAAAGAACCACCGGCTAACATAAATCTTACAGATTCGCTGAATCAACAATTGGCAACTGACGAAGCAAAATCCGAGAACGAGAAAACTGTTACGGCTGACAATGTTGCGGCTACATCCGACTCTACAAAGGAACCCAAGGAACCCGTGAAGAAGGTCGTCGACGTGTACGATCTACCACCTTTGAATCTTTCCTCTGAAAGTGACACAGATTCCGAGGAAGAGAAGGTTGAAGTGAAAGATCCTAAAGAGACTGAAACCGCTAAACCGATAGAAGAAGCTGCAGTAGCTTCTCCCGTAGATCAAAAATCTGCTTCTCCTGTGCCTGCTGCGGACAGTATAGTAGAGGTCGAGCAGAACGAAGAAGAGAAGGAACAAAGTGCACAAATTATGGACGGCATTTGGGACAACTTCAAAACGTACACAGCCAGTTTGCAGATGAAGGAATCGGGTACCGAGCTCCCGGCGAAAGAACAGGAACCAGAGACTGACGTGGAGTACTTGAACAGTATAATATTGGCCGACCACGATTACTGCGTGGTATGGTCGAacaaagagaaagaaaacgagaaagaaaaagaagaaggagaaCCAGGGTCTAAAGTAGAggagaaagaagaaataaaCGTGAGCGGGGACCAAGATTGCGCGAGTAAACCACAGAAGAGCCCGTCCGGCAGCAATGGTTTGCAGAGCGTCACCGAGAGCGATCCGAACCGGAAGAAAGTGAAAAGTCCAAAGAAGAAGAAACAGAGCGGCAGTACATCGTCGAGCGACTCTTCCAGTGACAGCGATTCGAGCAGTTGTTCCTGCGGAACGAATTGCAGCTGTAGCAGCTCTTCGTCCGGCAGCTCTTCCAGCTCCAGCAGTAGTTCCGATTCGGATAGTTCGACGTCGGACGGTTCCCCGAAGAAACAGTCCAGTCGGAAGGAACGGAAAAAGGAGAAAGAAGCTGCACAAGAATCGGAATCGGCGCACGTCGACGTGGAGAACAAACCATCCGCGGAGATGGAGAACGGAGAAGCACCGATCCCGGCGGAGCCTGTTTGTCTGCCGCAGTTGGTGTTAAGGGAGTCCGACCTGGAGACCGACGAGACAGAGACGGACGAGGATTTCTACGACGAGCATCCGCAGCAATTGGCGAACAAGCTGCTCGCCGAGAAACGGAATCAATTGCTGCTTCTAGCGGCGGTTGCACCGGCGTCCACGGAGTCCGCGATACCGTtgaacaacggcttgacggacgCGGACACCGCGATACCGTCTCCGGACCCTGCCCCAGGCACCGCGGAGGACCAGCCCCAGCAGAAGAGGAAAGTCAAGACGAAGAAACGAAAGAAAGGGGAGAGGACGAAGCAACGTAACGCAGCGCCAGCTGTCGAGTCTATTAAATTAAACATTCCGAAAGCGTTTTACCAAAAGAACCCGGCGATGATGCAGCAGAATATGGCGGCGTCGTCGCCGAGTATAGTTGTGAACGACATGCACAGTATGAGCACGATCGTGGAGCCTCagatgataggaagagccggcCAGAATATTAGCGGTAGCGGTTCCGAGACGGAGAACAAACGTTCGTCGAAACGGAAACGGGTACCGAAACGGTTCTACGGCGACTCCAGCGACGAGGAGGCGGAGAAGCAGCCGACGATGAAGTGGAGGAAGATGGAGACACCCTCGTTCGCGGCGGTACCGAGTCTGAAACCGCTGCCACCGAGATTGTCCTTCGGTGGGAAGACAGTGGCGTACAGGCGTATGGAGAGCCAACAAGAGAGCCTGAGGATCGCCACAGCTTCCGCAACGGAATCGGAGGAACCAGCAGAAAGCAGCAGCGATTCCAGCGACACGGAAATCGAGGCTAGCCAACAGATACAAACGCATCTGCCCGAGAACAATCCGCCGATACCGGAACGGCCAGTGAATCTCTACTGTTATTGTCAGTGTCCGTACGACGAAGTCTCGGAGATGATCGCCTGCGACGGCGAAGACTGTCGCATCGAATGGTTTCATTTCGAGTGTGTCGGTATCATGGTACCGCCGAAGGGCAAGTGGTATTGTCCAGACTGTAGAAAGAAACATGATATCGTGCAAAACGAGGATTACTTTGACTGA